A genomic window from Flintibacter sp. KGMB00164 includes:
- a CDS encoding ATP-binding protein — protein sequence MLAKFKQMPLERQLFISFVSVSSILLLVTMGIMLYVDITRQLRSMDDTIRSSAAYIAQLEAVEDMLERGYPDPAVSRQLDSLSENVKDLNVIVIYNTSGLRFYHTDRQQSGETFVEGEEVPILEGSEPYITTGYSTYGSQRRAFHAVENDQGEIIGFVMTSIFTSDIWEQNRVIVIYALVILGVVLLLGVGLSRGIVALLRGSLKGHHPTELLELYLKQEDVLNAIEDGLVATDREGTIIFSNQAAQRLLGASQGELEGRQLEEVFPESACVQAASTGQTFHNRSCVIGERQVLASEVPIRGEEGLDGVLSVLHDKTEMMRLSDQLSGTRNMLDTLRFFNHEFMNKLHVILGYLQTGETGKAISFIVNSGLVSSQAIRETADCIRASRLCALVIGKMMHAAELGIRLTVAPDSSCRPEDLLLEEQDCITVVGNLLENAIEELAKEDGELLEIKLGLYCRPDCNIIVCEDTGRGIDPAVREHIFGKGVSTKGEGRGLGLPLVQQIVESHNGTIDIVTEAGAGSCFTLTFTRQEGAV from the coding sequence ATGTTGGCTAAATTCAAACAAATGCCGCTGGAGAGACAGCTGTTTATCAGCTTTGTCAGCGTCTCATCCATTTTGCTGCTTGTGACCATGGGGATCATGCTGTATGTGGATATCACCCGGCAGCTGAGGAGCATGGATGACACCATCCGCAGCAGCGCCGCCTATATTGCACAGCTGGAAGCGGTGGAGGACATGCTGGAACGGGGGTATCCGGACCCAGCTGTTTCCCGGCAGCTGGACAGTCTGAGCGAGAACGTGAAGGATCTGAACGTGATCGTCATCTACAACACCAGCGGCCTGCGCTTTTATCACACCGACCGCCAGCAGAGCGGCGAGACCTTCGTGGAAGGGGAGGAGGTGCCCATCCTGGAGGGCAGCGAACCCTATATCACCACCGGATACAGCACCTATGGATCTCAGCGCCGGGCTTTCCACGCGGTGGAAAATGACCAGGGGGAGATCATCGGCTTTGTGATGACCTCTATCTTTACCTCCGATATCTGGGAGCAGAACCGGGTGATCGTGATTTACGCCCTGGTGATCCTGGGCGTGGTGCTGCTGCTGGGTGTGGGGCTGTCCCGGGGGATCGTAGCGTTGTTGCGGGGGTCCCTGAAAGGACACCATCCCACCGAACTGCTGGAACTCTATCTCAAGCAGGAAGATGTGCTCAACGCCATTGAGGATGGACTGGTGGCCACCGACCGGGAGGGAACGATCATCTTTTCCAATCAGGCTGCCCAGCGCCTTCTGGGCGCTTCCCAGGGGGAACTGGAGGGGCGGCAGCTGGAGGAGGTTTTCCCGGAAAGTGCTTGTGTCCAGGCGGCCAGCACCGGACAGACGTTCCACAACCGTTCCTGCGTGATTGGAGAACGGCAGGTACTGGCCAGCGAAGTGCCCATTCGGGGAGAAGAGGGACTGGACGGCGTGCTGAGTGTGCTGCATGATAAGACGGAGATGATGCGGCTGTCCGATCAGCTGTCGGGCACCCGGAATATGCTTGACACCCTGCGCTTTTTTAACCATGAGTTTATGAATAAGCTCCACGTCATCCTGGGGTATCTCCAGACGGGAGAGACCGGAAAGGCCATCTCCTTCATCGTCAACAGCGGCCTTGTTTCCAGTCAGGCCATTCGGGAGACCGCCGACTGCATCCGTGCCTCCCGGCTGTGCGCCCTGGTGATCGGCAAAATGATGCACGCAGCGGAACTAGGGATCCGCCTGACGGTAGCGCCTGACAGCAGCTGCCGACCAGAAGATCTGCTGCTGGAGGAGCAGGACTGCATCACCGTGGTGGGCAATCTGCTGGAGAATGCCATTGAGGAATTGGCAAAGGAAGATGGTGAGCTGCTGGAGATCAAGCTGGGGCTATACTGCCGCCCGGACTGCAACATCATTGTCTGTGAGGATACGGGCCGGGGAATTGACCCGGCGGTGCGGGAGCACATCTTTGGAAAAGGAGTCTCCACCAAAGGAGAGGGCCGGGGCCTGGGCCTGCCCCTGGTGCAGCAGATTGTAGAGAGCCACAACGGTACCATCGACATTGTGACTGAGGCGGGGGCAGGCAGCTGCTTTACCCTGACCTTTACCAGACAGGAGGGAGCAGTATGA
- a CDS encoding Asp23/Gls24 family envelope stress response protein encodes MSENKEYVSRSDELGNIHISEEVLAGIAAAAALEVEGVSGLAANLGSDIAELLGKKTLAKGVHVQMEDEKVTVDLSILMSYGNTIPEVGKAVQDGVKNAVESMTGLEIAAVNVNVGGITFPVKA; translated from the coding sequence GTGAGCGAGAATAAGGAGTATGTCTCCCGCTCTGACGAGCTGGGCAATATCCATATTTCCGAAGAAGTGCTGGCTGGTATTGCCGCCGCCGCCGCCCTGGAGGTGGAGGGAGTCAGCGGCCTGGCCGCCAATTTGGGCAGCGATATTGCCGAACTGCTGGGAAAGAAGACCCTGGCCAAGGGCGTGCATGTGCAGATGGAAGATGAGAAGGTGACGGTGGATCTGTCCATTCTCATGTCCTACGGCAACACCATCCCCGAGGTGGGCAAGGCGGTGCAGGACGGCGTAAAGAACGCGGTGGAGTCCATGACCGGCCTGGAGATTGCCGCTGTCAATGTGAATGTGGGCGGAATTACCTTCCCGGTGAAGGCGTAA
- a CDS encoding SpoIIIAH-like family protein → MKTGNKKGMSQLWKRNAVVAVIAVFVCAAVYLNWSYEQEAGKTLGESTMVGNEDPLVSGSSSADNSSSSQQDNAAQQGDQSGTDGQQTGAEGGDDYFANARLNRQQSRDSALSLLQDAAAREDADQTLRDEANQSIQTMADYTVTEAQIENMIVAKGYTDCVAFIGENSLSLAVAAPEGGLTDADTARILDVVSQNAGFTADQVTIIEVE, encoded by the coding sequence ATGAAAACAGGGAACAAGAAGGGCATGTCCCAGCTTTGGAAGCGCAACGCGGTGGTAGCGGTGATCGCCGTGTTCGTGTGTGCGGCAGTGTACTTAAACTGGAGCTATGAGCAGGAGGCAGGCAAAACGCTGGGAGAGTCCACCATGGTGGGGAACGAGGACCCGCTGGTGTCCGGCAGCTCCAGCGCAGACAACTCCAGCTCGTCCCAGCAGGACAACGCTGCCCAGCAGGGGGACCAGAGCGGCACCGACGGTCAGCAGACCGGTGCAGAGGGCGGCGATGACTACTTTGCCAATGCACGGCTCAACCGCCAGCAGTCTCGGGACAGTGCCCTGAGCCTGCTTCAGGATGCCGCCGCCCGGGAGGATGCGGATCAGACCCTGCGGGATGAGGCCAATCAGAGCATCCAGACCATGGCCGATTACACCGTTACCGAGGCCCAAATCGAAAACATGATCGTTGCCAAGGGGTATACCGACTGTGTGGCCTTTATTGGGGAAAACTCTCTGAGCCTGGCAGTCGCTGCGCCCGAAGGGGGACTCACCGACGCGGATACCGCACGTATCCTGGATGTGGTCAGCCAGAATGCCGGTTTTACTGCCGACCAGGTGACCATCATCGAGGTGGAGTGA
- a CDS encoding stage III sporulation protein AG, producing the protein MKFQWPPGLSVWKKGLERYGYVLLVVAVGIVLLLWPQGGEKTESATQETVQEEFDLEAFEEKLAHTISQIQGAGEAQVVLSLQSSSRQVLAQNKEQGSQGDSSTTTVTVGRGSGSQDVVPLQTVAPQFRGALVVCPGGDDPQVRLAVMEAVSAVTGLGSNHISVCKSAA; encoded by the coding sequence GTGAAATTTCAATGGCCCCCAGGGCTGTCTGTCTGGAAGAAGGGGCTGGAGCGGTATGGCTATGTCCTTTTGGTGGTGGCAGTTGGAATCGTCCTGCTGCTATGGCCTCAGGGAGGAGAAAAAACGGAGTCCGCGACCCAGGAGACGGTCCAGGAGGAATTTGATCTGGAGGCGTTTGAAGAGAAGCTGGCCCATACCATCTCCCAAATCCAGGGAGCCGGAGAGGCCCAGGTGGTATTGTCCTTGCAGAGCAGCAGCCGCCAGGTGTTGGCCCAGAACAAGGAACAGGGAAGCCAGGGCGACAGCAGCACAACCACCGTGACGGTGGGCCGGGGGTCGGGCAGTCAGGATGTAGTACCCCTCCAGACGGTGGCTCCCCAGTTCCGAGGGGCACTGGTGGTATGTCCCGGCGGGGATGATCCCCAGGTGCGCCTGGCGGTGATGGAGGCGGTCTCCGCCGTCACCGGGCTGGGCAGCAATCATATTTCCGTATGCAAAAGCGCGGCCTGA
- a CDS encoding response regulator, which translates to MTYRVLILEDDPMVAAIDRQYVESDRHFQVVQVCKSGGQALEYLAHQDVELIVLDYYTPEMNGQEFLDHLHAMGRAPAVIMVTSASDTDIVRSLLSRGVQDYLVKPFEFARFRQALDKFLQRQKLLSNSGGMDQRAIDQLLQSQDGEESAPQLSKGLNGATLRLIQDFLARSQGQALTSEEIAEQVHLSRITIRRYVNYMVETGELVSSIDYQTGGRPSIRYRYTGNFGAAGKGST; encoded by the coding sequence ATGACCTATCGGGTGCTGATTTTAGAGGACGACCCCATGGTGGCGGCCATTGACCGGCAGTATGTGGAGAGCGATCGCCATTTTCAGGTGGTGCAGGTGTGCAAGAGCGGAGGACAGGCCTTGGAGTATTTGGCACACCAGGACGTGGAGCTGATCGTGCTGGACTACTACACCCCGGAGATGAACGGGCAGGAGTTTTTGGATCACCTGCATGCCATGGGGCGGGCTCCGGCGGTGATCATGGTCACCTCGGCCAGCGATACAGATATTGTGCGCTCTCTGCTCAGCCGGGGAGTGCAGGATTATCTGGTCAAGCCCTTTGAGTTTGCCCGGTTCCGGCAGGCGCTGGACAAGTTCCTTCAGCGGCAGAAGCTGCTGTCCAACTCAGGGGGAATGGATCAAAGGGCCATTGACCAGCTGCTGCAGTCCCAGGACGGAGAGGAAAGCGCGCCTCAGCTGAGCAAAGGACTCAATGGAGCCACTTTGCGTTTGATTCAGGACTTCCTGGCCCGCAGTCAGGGACAGGCCCTTACCAGCGAGGAGATCGCCGAACAGGTGCATTTGTCCCGGATCACCATTCGCCGTTATGTCAACTATATGGTGGAAACCGGGGAGTTGGTCAGCTCTATCGACTACCAGACCGGAGGCCGTCCCTCCATCCGCTACCGCTACACCGGAAACTTTGGTGCAGCGGGAAAGGGATCTACATAA